ATCTGGTGCAAATGCATTGGTCGACGGCGAACTATGCCCCTTGGCAGGAAAAAAATCTGTTGCGGGGTTTAGCAGAACTTTATGGTGCGGGCTTGGTGAAAGGGGTCGGCTTATCGAACTATGGAGGCGATCGCCTCTGTAAAGTCCACCGCTGGTTCGAGGAGTGGGGTGTGCCGATTCGGACCCTGCAGGTGCAATACTCGTTGCTTTCAACGGATCCCGTGCTGAAATATGACGTGAAGGTGGTGTGTGACGAATTGGGCATTCAACTGATCGCCTACAGCCCCCTCGCCCTCGGCCTACTCACGGGAAAATACAGCCTTGATAAACCTTTGCCCAAAGGCCTCAGACGACGAGTATTTAAGCAAATCTTGCCCAATATGGAGGAATTGCAAGGCTGTCTGACTGAATTGATGAGCATTCACCAAAAAACCATGGCCCAGATTGCCTTGAACTGGTGCATCTGTAAAGGGACAATCCCCATTCCCGGGGCAAAAAATCTGGCCCAGGCCGAAGAAAATGCCGGAGCTTTAGGCTGGCAGCTTGCGCCAGCAGAGGTAGAAGCCCTCGATCGAGCCGCGGCCAAAGCCACGAAAACCATGGTGCAAAATCCCTTTCAATCCCGCTAAAGCTCGGCTCGTTTCAAGTTCAATATTTATTGATTGATTTTTTCTGAATTGTCATGACCATTTCCCCGAGCGCCGCCCCACCCATCGAATCCCCTGAGCAACTGGCGGAATACTTGGCCCAGGCGCAAACCTGGCAGGCGGTAGAAACCCTGACCCAAACTTACCCAAGCTTTAAAGCGGCGGCCTGGAAATTGCTCTCTGAGGCTGAGCAGCAACACATCCTCGAACTGAAACGCTGGAAAGATGTGGCGATCGCCCAAATATTTCCCCCCGGTTGCCGGGTACAGCGCCGCCAAGATCCAGAACAAAAACAAGGGAAAGTCGTAGATTATTTGGAAGCCTATGGGACTTATTACGTTGTCTTTACCGTCGATGGTTTTACAGACTGGTGTCCTGGGGAAATGTTAGAAAGAGTCCCTTGAAATTGCGGCCAACCCCTCTGCAATATCAACATATATTGCCGGCCCACAATCCCGGATCAGGGCCATGCTATGAAAAAGACTGTTGCTCCATTTCGATTCAACCTGAGCCCATGCGTGATACTTCCGAAATTCGCTTTCGCCTCCACCACGAGCTAAACCAGTGCTACCAAAAACTGTTTGATGACCTCGCCACCATGGACATCAAAGAAGGGGACGCCGCCACCGTTGCCCAACGACTACTCAACTCCCGCCTTGATGCCCTCAAGCATTTGGTTGACGACACCGAGCGATCAGCCTACGAAGCCCGCTATCCAGAGGATGCAGAAGAATAGGGGACCCCTGAATAAGCTCCATAAAAAATGAGGGGTCATTATCCATGTCCCCTCACCTGCAAAATTTTTAGCTCAAAATTACGGATCAACTAGGCCGGATCTACCCAACGGCCATCGGCTTTAATCAGGTTAATCAGTTCCTCAACTCCTTGATCTTCAGGGACTTTGCGGATTTCTTCCCGACCCCGATAGAGGGAAATAATTCCTGGGGTTTTGCCTACATAGCCATAGTCCGCATCGGCCATTTCGCCGGGGCCATTCACAATGCAGCCCATCACCGCGATGTCTAAGCCGGTGAGGTGTTTGGTTGCCTCGCGTACCTTGTGCAACACTTCCTCTAGGTTAAATAGTGTCCGGCCACAGGAAGGGCAAGCCACATATTCCACCATGGTTTTCCGCAGGCCCAGGGCTTGGAGAATGCTATAGCACACGGGGATTTCCTTTTCGGGGGCTTCGGTGAGGGAAACACGGATCGTATCGCCAATGCCTTCCGCGAGGAGCGTCCCAATGCCAGCGGTGGATTTAATCCGACCATATTCACCATCCCCCGCTTCCGTGACCCCCAGGTGGAGAGGATAGTCCATGCCCAGTTCATCCATGCGCTTGGCCATGAGGCGATAGGCTGCCAGCATCACGGGGACCCGGGAAGCTTTCATGGAAATGATCAGGTTGTGGAAGTCGAGGGATTGGCAAATGCGAATGAATTCGAGGGCCGATTCAACCATGCCTTCGGGGGTGTCGCCGTAGGTAAAAAGCATCCGTTCGGCAAGGGAGCCATGGTTAACGCCAATGCGCATGGCCTTGCCCTGATCCCGCAGGGAAACGACCAAGGGTTCGAGGGTTTCGCGGATTTTTTCGCCGATCGCCGCAAATTCTGCCTCGGTATAGCCGGTGCGATCGCCACTGGGCTGTTCAAAAACATAGAGGCCGGGGTTAATGCGCACCTTATCTACATGTTTTGCCACTTCCAGGGCAATTTTCATGCCGTTGTGGTGCACATCGGCCACGAGGGGCACAGGCTGGTAGGTAGCCGCAAGTTTTTCCTTAATTTCGGCCAAAGAACGGGCATGGGCCATGCTGGGAACGGTCACCCGGACAATTTCGCAGCCAATTTCATGGAGGCGGCGAATCGCGGCAACAGAACCATCTACATCGAGGGTATCTTCGTTGATCATCGACTGGACGACCACGGGATAGTCACTGCCGATGGTGACATTACCGATCTTCACCGCTCTGGTTTTACGGCGGTGAATGGTGGTATCGACGAGGGAATCAGTCGTTGAGGCGGAACGCTCTAAAGCTTGCATAGGACTCGAGGAGAAGGAATTACAAAAATTCGCTGATGACTAATCCCCAGGATAAGTGCTAGCGAAGGGCCTAGGCAACGGAGAATGGCATCTTCCCCATGAAGTGTTCGAAGTCAAAGTGCTTTTGGAACAGGGCTTGGGCCACTTCTACTTTGATCGGTTCCTGGAGGCGTACGTGGTCAAAGGCCTGGTCGATAATCTCCACGGTGGTGAGGGTGTCGTAGTCCACGGAGAGAATGGGAATTTCGAGATCTTCAGCGCGGTTGAGGATAATTTCCTGGGGGGCCACATGGCCGGTGAGGATCAGACATTGGGTCGATGTTTCTAGGGCTGCCAGTTGTAAATCTGTGCGATCGCCCCCGGTGACCACCGCCATATTTTGCCGTTGGCGGAAGTATTTCAGAGCGGAGTTCACATTCATCGCGCCAATGGTCAGGCTTTCTACCATCAGATCAAGGCGATTGGTGCGACAGAGCACTTCAGCATTGAGGCGTTTGACCAGTTCCCGCACCGTCACACTGCGGAGAATCCGGTCGGCGGGCACGAGGCCATAGACGTCAATGCCCCGCTGGGCCAAGAAAGGTTTAATCTGGGTTTCGGCAATTTCGAGGGCTTCGGGGGGGATTTTGTTAACCACAACCCCCATCAGGCGATCGCCGAGAAAACGATAAACCGTTAGTAAGCTGTCGATCAATAATTTGTGGTTGTAAGGAATCACCAGGAGAATTTTGGCATCGAGACTCGCCGCGATTTCCCCGGCAGACAGGTTAAATAAACTCCCTTCCCAGAGGCTGTTGGGCGCTTCGATAAAGGTGATATCACTGCTGATATTGTCTAAATCATCCTTGAGTTTTTGGGGATAATCCGTGTGGTCTTGGCCCGTGAGTCTTTCTGTCACCGTCGCTTCATCGAGAAAAAGCACCGGCGATCGCACATCTGCTTCCTTGAGGCCAAAAGCGTCTCCCAAGAAACGCAAATCATCTTCAATGCGGGGGAGAGGACCATTCTGTTCGTTGTGCCACACTGTGCCGATGGGTTTGCTATAGGCTACTGATACCCCTTTTTGTTTCAGGCTCTGAACCAGCCCGAGGAGCACAGCAGATTTACCACTGTAGGGTTCGGTCGAGGCAACAACGATACATTGGGTTGAATTGGTCACACCCACAACTCCTTTAGAAGTGCATATTCTCTAAAACCCACAATAACGGAATTTCGCAGCATCGCAAACCATGACCTAGTCTTTTCTCAGACCCAACAGTTCCCGATAAAAATCCTTCGGAAAGTCGATCACCCCGTCCCGCGCAAAGCCCATGAGCAGGTCAATGAGGTAGTCTACAAACTGGTTATTTGGCAAAGTAACACTGTAACTAAGATCGGCTTGGGCATCAAACTGCAAGCGGCAACTGGTCATTTCTGACGGCAATTTTGACACATACCAACTGGCCACAAAAGGAATGGGTTCACCCCCTTCAATAATTCTTTCCCCTTCGATGGCCCCAATCTGATATAGTCCAAGGGCTTTAGGCAATGTTTTCTGTTTATTTTTGGGGTAATAGGGAGCATAGATCATCACTTCTCCCTTGCCTGCAGGTTGAATGTTTTCAAGAACGGCCATAGTTTTTGATTGAGGTTCCCCACAAGAACTGGTTAGCGTTAGGAATACATCGAATTGTAGCCTGTTGTCTGGCCTCTGCTCCTGTTCCCTGAGAGGCGTCTGCAATGACCTGTGATCCCCTGATATGCTTTTGGTCTAATCGGAAATACTAAAAACATGGTTTGTCCTCACCTCCTGAGTGTGGCCCCAATGATGGACCGCACCGACCGCCATTTTCGTTACCTAATGCGCCAAATTACCCGGCGGACATTGCTCTATACGGAGATGATTACCACCCAGGCGATTATCCATGGCGATCGCCCGAAACTGTTAGATTTTGACCCAGCGGAACATCCGATCTCACTCCAACTGGGGGGCGACAACCCAAAGGAACTAGCCGCATGTGCCAAGGTGGGGGAAGACTGGGGCTACGACGAAATTAACCTCAATGTGGGCTGCCCTAGCCCTAGGGTGCAGCAGGGGAATTTTGGCGCTTGTTTGATGACCCAACCGGAGTTGGTGGCCGATTGTGTGGCGGCGATGCAGAGGGCGGTCAATATCCCCGTCACCGTAAAACATCGCATTGGTGTCGATGAGCAGGATAGCTACGCAGACCTCTGTCGCTTTATCGAGATTGTCTCGGCCACGGGATGCGATCGCTTTTCGGTTCATGCCCGCAAAGCCTGGTTACAGGGCCTCAGTCCGAAAGAAAATCGCACAGTGCCTCCCTTGCGTTACGAAGATGTTTATCAGCTAAAGCAGGACTTTCCTCACCTCTGGATCGAGATCAACGGCGGGATCACGGAGCTAGAGCAAATTCAAGCCCATTTAACCCAAGTGGATGCGGTGATGGTGGGCCGGGCCGCCTACGACAATCCCTATCTGTTTGCGACGGTAGACCGTGACATCTATGGGGAAGCCATACAACCCAAGAGCCGCCATGAAATTGTCGAAGCAATGTTGCCCTACATTGAACGCAGCACCAAAGCTGGGGTAAAACTCCATAGCATCAGTCGCCATATGCTCGCCTTATTTTTGGGGCAGCCGGGCACAAAGGCTTGGAAGCGCTACATCACCGAGGAAGCAAGGGGTTTTACCGTAGGGCGAGAAATTATTGAACAGGCTTTGGCTTTGGTGCCTGATTTGACTGGCGTCGGCTAAGAGCAAGCTGGGGTTTAACGGAGAAAAAGATGCAACGACCGAAAATCATTGTGATCGACGATGACCCGACCGGCTCCCAAACGGTGCATAGCTGTCCGTTGTTGCTGCGTTGGGATGTGGCTACCCTGTGCCAGGGCTTACGAGATCCTGCGCCCATTTTGTTTATCCTGGCGAATACCCGCGCGTTGACAGAACCAGAGGCGATCGCCACCACCACAGATGTTTGTCAAAATCTTAAAATCGCCCTCGCCCAGGAAAACATCGAGGAATATTTAGTTGTCAGTCGTTCGGATTCCACGTTGAGGGGCCATTTTCCGGCTGAAACCGAGGCGATCGCCAAAATATTAGGGCCATTTGATGCTTGTTTTTTTGCGCCGGCATTTTTTGAGGGGGGGCGCATCACCCGCGCTGGGATCCATTATGTACGGGACAATGAACGCTTGATCCCCGTGGCCGAGACGGAATTTGCCGGCGATCGCCTCTTTGGGTTTCAAGATAGTTTTTTACCCGATTTCATCGCGACAAAAACAAAAAACGCAGTCACGGCGGATCAAGTAGATTGTCTCAATCCAGGGAATTTACCTAAAAATTTCCAAGACTATTTTGGCAGGCTTCAAGCTGGAAAATATGTTGTCCTCGATGGTGAGTGCCAGGCTGATTTTGATTGTTTAATGCCGGCCCTATTTGGCGCGATTCACCAGGGAAAAAAGTTTCTCTTTCGCAGTGCTGCTAGTTTGCTCACCTCCCTCGCCAGTCTTGGTCCGCAACCAATCCCCCCAGAAAAGAGTTTTACCGTCAGGCGATCGCCCCAACCAGGATTAATTATTGTCGGTTCCCACACGCAAAAAACCACTGCCCAACTGACAGAACTGCTGCAATTGACCAGCGTTGTCGGCATTGAAATCGATGTTGAGCAATGCCAAACGTCCCAGGATCGTCAGCGGTTAAGGGAAAACGTTTTATCCGAAATTTATGCCATTCATCAGGCCCACAAAACCCCCGTCTTGTTTACAAGTCGTGGTGTCATCACCAGTGGGCAAACGGCTCAGAACCTTAAATTTGGGGACAATATCACTGCATTTTTCCTTGAAATCATCGCCCAGCTCCCCCCGGATCTCGGCTTTATCATCAGCAAGGGCGGCAACACGACGAATGCCCTGCTGCAAAAGGGTTTAAAGGTTCCGCTCATTCAGCTCCTCGGCCAAATTATCCCTGGCTGCTGTCTGGTACAAACAGAAGCGGAACACCCGCAATTTCCTCAATTGCCCGTGGTGCTGTTTCCTGGCAATGTGGGCGATCGCCACAGCTTAGTCCTGACCTATGAACGGCTGCAAATGCCTACTCCCTAAACGCTTTTTTATCTATCCTGATAATTCCCCATGAACGATATCGCCCTCCAATTTCGTGACCTCTTCCAGCAGTATGCAAACCCTGACCTGTGGCAGCCCGATGTAGCCCTTGATCCCTCACTGGCGGACCTTTATCAGGGCATTTATGAAGGCAACCAGCGACTCAATCTCACTCGGATCACCTCCCCAGAAGATTTTTGGGAAAAGCACCTCTGGGATTCCTATGCTGCTCTGAAATTAGACGTCTTAGGCCAACGTTTGACCCAACCCCAAACAGTTATTGATGTGGGCACGGGCGGCGGTTTTCCTGGCTTACCCCTGGCGATCGCCTTTCCCCAGTGGCAAGTCACTTTGCTCGATTCCACCCGCAAAAAAATCAACTTTCTTGTGGACCTGAGCCGAGGGCTGCAACTCAATACCCAAGGCATCGCGGACCGGGCCGAAACCCTGGGCCAAGACCCCAACCACCGCGAACGTTACGATATCGCGACGATCCGCGCCGTGGGGACAGCCTCCCTCTGCGTGGAATATCTATTGCCCCTGCTGAAAAGAGGTGGTCTGGCGATTCTTTACCGGGGTCAATGGAGCGCCGAAGAAACTGAACAGCTCCAACCGGCGATCGCCCAATGTGGCGGCCAACTGCTCTCGACTTATTCCTTTACAACCCCGATCACCCAGGGCCAGCGCACCTGCCTTTATATCGAGAAAATTCGCCCCACCCCTAAGCAATTTCCCCGGGCGATCGGCCAGCCCAAACAATCCCCCCTTGCCCCGGTTTAAGCCGTACAGCATAAGCACCTCAGGCCCTTAGGGAATCTTATTTACTTGATCCCAAGAGATGGTACTCTGGGTATGGCAAATTTTTAAATTTGGTTAAAACTTTAGGTACAAAGTCAAGCTTTGGCCTAGGGCAAAGCCAATTGATAGTAGAGAAGCATGGTAGCTACACAAGAACAAACCCTCGGTAAAGTTACTCAGATCATTGGCCCTGTTATTGACGCAGAATTTCCTAGCGGCAAAATGCCTCGGATCTACAACGCCCTGAAAATTCAAGGCAAAAACCCCGCCGGTCAAGAAGTCAGCATCACTTGCGAAGTGCAGCAGCTACTTGGAGACAACCGGGTACGTGCCGTCGCCATGAGCACCACCGATGGTCTCGTTCGCGGCATGGATATTCTCGACACAGGCGCCCCCATCAGCGTTCCTGTCGGGAAGAAAACCCTCGGTCGGATCTTCAATGTCCTCGGTGAACCCGTAGACGAAAAAGGTGCTGTCGATGCCGAAGAAACTTCTCCCATCCACCGCGCTGCCCCCAAACTGACTGAACTGGACACTGCTCCCTCTGTCTTCGAAACCGGGATCAAAGTGGTTGACCTCCTCACTCCCTACCGTCGCGGTGGCAAAATTGGCCTCTTCGGTGGTGCAGGTGTGGGCAAAACCGTGATCATGATGGAATTGATCAACAACATCGCTACCAAGCACGGTGGTGTATCGGTATTTGCCGGTGTAGGGGAACGGACCCGGGAAGGGAATGACCTCTATAACGAAATGATCGAATCTGGCGTAATCAACGCAGAAAACCTGAACGAATCCAAGATTGCCCTTGTGTACGGTCAGATGAACGAGCCCCCCGGAGCACGGATGCGAGTTGGTCTGTCCGGTTTGACCATGGCGGAATACTTCCGTGATGTCAACAAGCAAGACGTTCTCCTCTTCGTTGACAATATCTTCCGTTTCGTCCAGGCTGGCTCTGAGGTATCTGCACTGCTCGGTCGGATGCCCTCTGCGGTAGGTTACCAGCCCACCCTTGGTACTGATGTAGGCGATCTCCAAGAGCGGATCACCTCCACGAAGGAAGGTTCCATTACTTCTATCCAAGCGGTTTATGTCCCTGCGGATGACTTAACTGACCCCGCACCGGCAACCACCTTTGCACACCTTGATGGTACGACCGTACTTTCTCGTGGCTTGGCTTCTAAGGGTATTTATCCGGCGGTGGATCCCCTTGATTCCACCAGCACCATGCTCCAACCCAGTATTGTCGGTGAAGACCACTACAATACTGCCCGGGCAGTTCAGTCTACCCTGCAGCGCTATAAAGAACTCCAGGACATCATTGCGATCCTTGGTTTGGATGAACTGTCTGAGGAAGACCGTCTGGTGGTTGACCGGG
The nucleotide sequence above comes from [Synechococcus] sp. NIES-970. Encoded proteins:
- a CDS encoding oxidoreductase, aldo/keto reductase family protein, coding for MIDQLSLPAMGCGTWAWGNRLLWGYDPVMDQELQQVFDFCVAQGITLFDTGDSYGTGRLSGRSESLLGEFSQAYQGPNQAKIILATKLAPYPWRLTAGAMKRAYRASSERLQRPVDLVQMHWSTANYAPWQEKNLLRGLAELYGAGLVKGVGLSNYGGDRLCKVHRWFEEWGVPIRTLQVQYSLLSTDPVLKYDVKVVCDELGIQLIAYSPLALGLLTGKYSLDKPLPKGLRRRVFKQILPNMEELQGCLTELMSIHQKTMAQIALNWCICKGTIPIPGAKNLAQAEENAGALGWQLAPAEVEALDRAAAKATKTMVQNPFQSR
- a CDS encoding hypothetical protein (conserved hypothetical protein) — encoded protein: MTISPSAAPPIESPEQLAEYLAQAQTWQAVETLTQTYPSFKAAAWKLLSEAEQQHILELKRWKDVAIAQIFPPGCRVQRRQDPEQKQGKVVDYLEAYGTYYVVFTVDGFTDWCPGEMLERVP
- the ispG gene encoding 4-hydroxy-3-methylbut-2-en-1-yl diphosphate synthase, producing the protein MQALERSASTTDSLVDTTIHRRKTRAVKIGNVTIGSDYPVVVQSMINEDTLDVDGSVAAIRRLHEIGCEIVRVTVPSMAHARSLAEIKEKLAATYQPVPLVADVHHNGMKIALEVAKHVDKVRINPGLYVFEQPSGDRTGYTEAEFAAIGEKIRETLEPLVVSLRDQGKAMRIGVNHGSLAERMLFTYGDTPEGMVESALEFIRICQSLDFHNLIISMKASRVPVMLAAYRLMAKRMDELGMDYPLHLGVTEAGDGEYGRIKSTAGIGTLLAEGIGDTIRVSLTEAPEKEIPVCYSILQALGLRKTMVEYVACPSCGRTLFNLEEVLHKVREATKHLTGLDIAVMGCIVNGPGEMADADYGYVGKTPGIISLYRGREEIRKVPEDQGVEELINLIKADGRWVDPA
- a CDS encoding DRTGG domain protein, which encodes MTNSTQCIVVASTEPYSGKSAVLLGLVQSLKQKGVSVAYSKPIGTVWHNEQNGPLPRIEDDLRFLGDAFGLKEADVRSPVLFLDEATVTERLTGQDHTDYPQKLKDDLDNISSDITFIEAPNSLWEGSLFNLSAGEIAASLDAKILLVIPYNHKLLIDSLLTVYRFLGDRLMGVVVNKIPPEALEIAETQIKPFLAQRGIDVYGLVPADRILRSVTVRELVKRLNAEVLCRTNRLDLMVESLTIGAMNVNSALKYFRQRQNMAVVTGGDRTDLQLAALETSTQCLILTGHVAPQEIILNRAEDLEIPILSVDYDTLTTVEIIDQAFDHVRLQEPIKVEVAQALFQKHFDFEHFMGKMPFSVA
- a CDS encoding hypothetical protein (conserved hypothetical protein), whose protein sequence is MAVLENIQPAGKGEVMIYAPYYPKNKQKTLPKALGLYQIGAIEGERIIEGGEPIPFVASWYVSKLPSEMTSCRLQFDAQADLSYSVTLPNNQFVDYLIDLLMGFARDGVIDFPKDFYRELLGLRKD
- the dusA gene encoding dihydrouridine synthase A, yielding MMDRTDRHFRYLMRQITRRTLLYTEMITTQAIIHGDRPKLLDFDPAEHPISLQLGGDNPKELAACAKVGEDWGYDEINLNVGCPSPRVQQGNFGACLMTQPELVADCVAAMQRAVNIPVTVKHRIGVDEQDSYADLCRFIEIVSATGCDRFSVHARKAWLQGLSPKENRTVPPLRYEDVYQLKQDFPHLWIEINGGITELEQIQAHLTQVDAVMVGRAAYDNPYLFATVDRDIYGEAIQPKSRHEIVEAMLPYIERSTKAGVKLHSISRHMLALFLGQPGTKAWKRYITEEARGFTVGREIIEQALALVPDLTGVG
- a CDS encoding hypothetical protein (conserved hypothetical protein) yields the protein MQRPKIIVIDDDPTGSQTVHSCPLLLRWDVATLCQGLRDPAPILFILANTRALTEPEAIATTTDVCQNLKIALAQENIEEYLVVSRSDSTLRGHFPAETEAIAKILGPFDACFFAPAFFEGGRITRAGIHYVRDNERLIPVAETEFAGDRLFGFQDSFLPDFIATKTKNAVTADQVDCLNPGNLPKNFQDYFGRLQAGKYVVLDGECQADFDCLMPALFGAIHQGKKFLFRSAASLLTSLASLGPQPIPPEKSFTVRRSPQPGLIIVGSHTQKTTAQLTELLQLTSVVGIEIDVEQCQTSQDRQRLRENVLSEIYAIHQAHKTPVLFTSRGVITSGQTAQNLKFGDNITAFFLEIIAQLPPDLGFIISKGGNTTNALLQKGLKVPLIQLLGQIIPGCCLVQTEAEHPQFPQLPVVLFPGNVGDRHSLVLTYERLQMPTP
- the gidB gene encoding glucose inhibited division protein B gives rise to the protein MNDIALQFRDLFQQYANPDLWQPDVALDPSLADLYQGIYEGNQRLNLTRITSPEDFWEKHLWDSYAALKLDVLGQRLTQPQTVIDVGTGGGFPGLPLAIAFPQWQVTLLDSTRKKINFLVDLSRGLQLNTQGIADRAETLGQDPNHRERYDIATIRAVGTASLCVEYLLPLLKRGGLAILYRGQWSAEETEQLQPAIAQCGGQLLSTYSFTTPITQGQRTCLYIEKIRPTPKQFPRAIGQPKQSPLAPV
- the atpD gene encoding ATP synthase beta chain → MVATQEQTLGKVTQIIGPVIDAEFPSGKMPRIYNALKIQGKNPAGQEVSITCEVQQLLGDNRVRAVAMSTTDGLVRGMDILDTGAPISVPVGKKTLGRIFNVLGEPVDEKGAVDAEETSPIHRAAPKLTELDTAPSVFETGIKVVDLLTPYRRGGKIGLFGGAGVGKTVIMMELINNIATKHGGVSVFAGVGERTREGNDLYNEMIESGVINAENLNESKIALVYGQMNEPPGARMRVGLSGLTMAEYFRDVNKQDVLLFVDNIFRFVQAGSEVSALLGRMPSAVGYQPTLGTDVGDLQERITSTKEGSITSIQAVYVPADDLTDPAPATTFAHLDGTTVLSRGLASKGIYPAVDPLDSTSTMLQPSIVGEDHYNTARAVQSTLQRYKELQDIIAILGLDELSEEDRLVVDRARKIERFLSQPFFVAEVFTGSPGKYVTLKETIDGFKRILSGELDDLPEQAFYLVGNIDEAIAKGKKLKEQG